The Pecten maximus unplaced genomic scaffold, xPecMax1.1, whole genome shotgun sequence region ttgtgtactacactaataaGTTAACTGTGGCTAGCACATGACATCTTCCTTGTGTACCACACTAATAAATTAGCAGTGGCTAGCACATGACATCTtccttgtgtactacactaataagttagcagtggctagcacatgacatcttccttgtgtactacactaataagttagcagtggctagcacatgatatcttccttgtgtactacactaataaGTTAGCAGTGGCTAGCACATGACATCTTCCTTGTGTTCTACACTAATAAGTTAGCAGTGGCTAGCACATGACATCTTCAATGATGCATTAGACATGGTAGTGGAGAAAGTTCTTTTAATAGGAAAAGGCATGGTTTTACTGGTGAGTTTAAGCGGTCAGCTTTGACTGTTTGAAAGAATTTTTTAGTAATATCTTGGTTGGGATAATGTAGTTTTCCATTGTAAGAATTATTGTTTTTAGGTACAGGTGGTGAGAGACAAGTTTGAATGTATATCTGGGTAAACGCTTGACAGTTGTATCATTAGATTTGTGTACATAAATTACCTTGGATTCCAGATATTGTAGTCTgcagtttatataattttcagAAAACCTTTTGTCAGATATACCCATAGAAgacatttttaatgttttaaattgtaTAGCCAGCAGGAAATATTCAGGCAGGAAAATTACTGTACCCAATTAGTGTTGATAAAAATTACCTTGTACAGCTATAATAGGATGCAAACTGCAAGCATGGAAGAATTGTCTTTTGCCAACTTGAATTGTATGCAGTAAACTTCACTAATCAATTGAGAATAATCTGTTGTGAAATTTTCAAacttacatttttgtataattttcaaATCTTTTAATAGTCTATGGCCTTTTTGTTTCAGTTTAATATCACACATAACATCCAGCACCTTTCCTTCGGTAAAGATTATCCTGGCATCATCAACCCGCTAGACGATACGAACCAGGTGGCTGAGGAAGGTGAGTACATATACCAAAGAGGAATATATATAAGACTTAATATCAAGATTGTCATTTGTGTGTATCACTTTGTCCAGGGAACACCTCGTATACCAGATAGGTCTGTAtaagtctgtataatgtttgtcaGTGTATATCACGTTGTCCAGGGAACACCTCGTATACCAGATAGGTCTGTAtaagtctgtataatgtttgtcagtgtgtATCACTTTGTCCAGGGAATACCTCGTATACCAGATAGGACTGTAtaatgtttgtcagtgtgtATCACTTTGTCCCGGGAACACCTCGTATACCAGATAGGACTGTAtaagtctgtataatgtttgtcagtgtgtATCACTTTGTCCCGGGAACACCTCGTATACCAGATAGGACTGTAtaagtctgtataatgtttgtcagtgtgtATCACTTTGTCCAGGGAACACCTCGTATACCAGATAGGACTGTAtaatgtttgtcagtgtgtgtcACGTTGTCCAGGGAACACCTCGTATACCAGATAGGACTGTAtaatgtttgtcagtgtgtgtcACGTTGTCCAGGGAACACCTCGTATACCAGATAGGACTGTAtaagtctgtataatgtttgtcagtgtgtgtcACTTTGTCCAGGGAACACCTCGTATACCAGATAGgactgtatacatgtaagtctgtataatgtttgtcagtgtgtgtcACGTTGTCCAGGGAACACCTTGTATACCAGATAGGACTGTAtaatgtttgtcagtgtgtgtcACTTTGTCCAGGGAACACCTCGTATACCAGATAGGACTGTAtaatgtttgtcagtgtgtgtcACGTTGTCCAGGGAACACCTCGTATACCAGAGAGGACTGTAtaatgtttgtcagtgtgtgtcACGTTGTCCAGGGAACACCTCGTATACCAGATGGGACTGTAtaagtctgtataatgtttgtcagtgtgtgtcACGTTGTCCAGGGAACACCTCTATACCAGATAGGACTGTATAATGTTTGTTAGTGTGTGTCACGTTGTCCAGGGAACACCTCGTATACCAGATAGGACTGTATAATGTTTGTTAGTGTGTGTCACGTTGTCCAGGGAACACCTCTATACCAGATAGGACTGTATAATGTTTGTTAGTGTGTGTCACGTTGTCCAGGGAACGTCTCGTATACCAGATAGGACTGTAtaatgtttgtcagtgtgtATCACTTTGTCCAGGGAACACCTCGTATACCAGATAGGACTGTAtaagtctgtataatgtttgtcagtgtgtgtcACGTTGTCCAGGGAATACCTCGTATACCAGATAGGACTGTAtaagtctgtataatgtttgtcagtgtgtATCACTTTGTCCAGGGAACACCTCGTATACCAGATAGGACTGTAtaatgtttgtcagtgtgtgtcACGTTGTCCTGTGAACACCTCGTTTACCAGATAGGACTGTAtaatgtttgtcagtgtgtgtcACGTTGTCCAGGGAACACCTCGTATACCAGATAGGTCTGTAtaagtctgtataatgtttgtcagtgtgtATCACTTTGTCCAGGGAACACCTCGTATACCAGATAGGACTGTAtaagtctgtataatgtttgtcagtgtgtATCACTTTGTCCAGGGAACACCTCGTATACCAGATAGGACTGTAtaatgtttgtcagtgtgtgtcACTTTGTCCAGGGAACACCTTGTATACCATATAGGACTGTAtaagtctgtataatgtttgtcagtgtgtgtcACATTGTCCAGGGAACACCTCGTATACCAGATAGGACTGTAtaatgtttgtcagtgtgtgtcACTTTGTCCAGGGAACACCTCGTATACCAGATAGGACTGTAtaatgtttgtcagtgtgtgtcACGTTGTCCAGGGAACGTCTCGTATACCAGATAGGACTGTAtaatgtttgtcagtgtgtATCACGTTGTCCAGGGAACACCTTGTATACCAGATAGGACTGTAtaagtctgtataatgtttgtcagtgtgtgtcACGTTGTCCAGGGAACACCTCGTATACCAGATAGGACTGTATAAGTCTatatgtttgtcagtgtgtATCACATTGTCCAGGGAACACCTCGTATACCAGATAGGACTGTAtaatgtttgtcagtgtgtgtatCACTTTGTCCAGGGAACACCTCGTATACCAGATAGGTCTGTAtaagtctgtataatgtttgtcagtgtgtgtcACGTTGTCCAGGGAACATCTTGTATACCAGATAggtctgtataatgtttgtcagtgtgtgtatCACTTTGTCCAGGGAACACCTCGTATACCAGATAGGACTGTAtaatgtttgtcagtgtgtgtcACGTTGTCCAGGGAACACCTCGTATACCCGAGAGGACTATAtaatgtttgtcagtgtgtgtcACGTTGTCCAGGGAACACCTCGTATACCAGATAGGACTGTATTATGTTTGTCAGTGTGTATCACTTTGTCCAGGGAACACCTCGTATACCAGATAGGACTGTAtaatgtttgtcagtgtgtgtcACGTTGTCCAGGGAACACCTCGTATACCAGATAGGACTGTATAAGTCTatatgtttgtcagtgtgtATCACATTGTCCAGGGAACACCTCGTATACCAGATAGGACTGTAtaatgtttgtcagtgtgtgtatCACTTTGTCCAGGGAACACCTCGTATACCAGATAGGTCTGTAtaagtctgtataatgtttgtcagtgtgtgtcACGTTGTCCAGGGAACATCTTGTATACCAGATAggtctgtataatgtttgtcagtgtgtgtatCACTTTGTCCAGGGAACACCTCGTATACCAGATAGGACTGTAtaatgtttgtcagtgtgtgtcACGTTGTCCAGGGAACACCTCGTATACCCGAGAGGACTATAtaatgtttgtcagtgtgtgtcACGTTGTCCAGGGAACACCTCGTATACCAGATAGGACTGTATTATGTTTGTCAGTGTGTATCACTTTGTCCAGGGAACACCTCGTATACCAGATAGGACTGTAtaatgtttgtcagtgtgtgtatCACTTTGTCCAGGGAACACCTCGTATACCAGATAGGACTGTAtaatgtttgtcagtgtgtgtcACGTTGTCCAGGGAACACCTCGTATACCAGATAGGACTGTAtaatgtttgtcagtgtgtgtcACGTTGTCCAGGGAACACCTCGTATACCAGATAGGACTGTATAAGTCTGTATAAAGGTTCTACATTTGttgacctgctgaccttgactgtaACCTTTGACTTTCTTCTAAAAAATTAATTCTGAATTTCAAACCACTTGATTAGCTATGTTGTTTTTTGACAACTCATTTAAATTGATGTCTTATTAATTGCAATTGCCTGTGAAAGTCTGTTCACAGAATGGGGAGTATGGACAGCTCAAACTACTCTCCCTTGATTTAGAACATAACCCTCATATTTTACAttggatttttagcccaccatcatcagatggtgggctattcaaatcgccctgcgtccgtggtccgtcgtccgtccgtaaacaattcttgttatcgctaatcctcagaaagtactgaagggatctttctcaaatttcatatgtaggttccccttggtgcctagttatgcatattgcattttgggaccgatcggaaaacaacatggccgacaggcagccatcttggattttgaccattgaagtttgttatcgctatttctgagaaagagctgaagggatctttctcaaatttcatatgttggtttcccttggtgcctagttatgcatattgcattttgggaccgatcggaaaacaacatggccgacaggcagccatcttggattttgacaattgaagtttgttatcgctatttctaagaaagtactgaagggatctttctcaaatttgatatgtgggtttcccttggtgcctagttatgcatattgcattttgggaccgatcggaaaacaacatggccgacgggcagccatcttggattttgaccattgaagtttgttatcgctatttctgagcaagtactgaagggatctttctcaaattttatatgtaggtttcccttggtgcctagttatgcatattgcattttgggaccgatcggaaaacaacatggccgacaggcagccatcttggattttgaccattgaagtttgttatcgctatttctaagaaagtactgaagggatctttctcaaatttcatatgtaggttccccttggtgcctagttatgcatattgcattttgagaccaatcggaaaacaacatggccgacaggcagccatcttggattttgacaattgaagattgttatcgctatttctcaaaaagcacagaagggatctttctcaaatttcatatgtaggttccccttggtgcctaaatcttaaattttatatataggtttcccttgtttgaaaagtactagaggtttcttctgagtttacacagattagtaagacttagaagaagagaaaagtagagaaaagatcaatctgacatggaacctataaagaacattcaatggtgggcgccaagatccctctgggatctcttgttaatttttggccttttaaaatgtttttgtagaTCAGACATTTGCTTCAACAGTCAATCCTATGATTGCTCTTTGTGTGATTTGCAAGTAATTGCCGACAGGAAACCAGTGAATATTCCAAATGCAGCACCACTTTTAAGTGCTATCTTTCCTACTGTCTCATACAGCTTTGGTCCTCGAACTCcttttctataaaaataaaaacaaaaatatcataaagatatatagagtgctgaaccttcattaagaaaaaaattaattttatgaatttcaaaattacattttaaagtaGCGATAGATGTTAGTAGTTCTTATAATTACCTGTAAATTGTAAATCCCACAATAATAAAACTGGCTGTCGATCCCAGACAAAAACCTCGCAGAGTAGATGTAGTCACATCACTAATGCATGATGGTCTTTTGTCATTCTCCTTCTTGTTATCAGGCATATTCTGAAAACAGACATGTAGGCATTAAATTCTGAATCTGATATAATGGCACcatgtatacatttttgaaaCAGAGGTGAAGGTATTGATTTCTAAAACACCTGAGATATAGCACTCTTTAAAATACAAGATGTAGGTATCtttttgtaatacaaatatgtaGCCATTCAAATTATATCTAGAGATAAAAAGAATACATAAACCATTAAAAATGTGTTacaaaaaaaggtaaaatatcttcCATTGTTTATGAAATTAATCTTTATCTTATAGTATTGTTTAGGCCACAATAGCTCAATTGGTTAGAGTGTAgaccatgtaacctcaggtgaagatttGAGGTGGTTCAAAGCTCTCTACCTGTGTCAGTTAGTGTTTCGCAGAAAGCTGAGAACGAGAAATGGGTGGATATGTGCTGTTGTGGTGTCCTTAGGCAAGGCAAGGCCcaaattgctctggatggcagaTGACAGGTCTCAGAggctcctgtatgttgttcagtgaggtagtcaccaactactacaaggagagcctccctcaaaatgaccttggctgttcatGGGACAATATCAACCAAACAAACAATTGTCTTAACGTTATAAAATTGTCATATTACCCGATGTCTTTGAGGTGCCATTGAAtaatataaagaaattaaagaacatgtatttgaaatatgaacCCTTAATTGTGAGTTTGATATTacttttctagaaaaaaatattgttacttTTTAGTTCACCTgcctgaagggcaagtgagcttatgctgtgaTGCGTCAATCTGACATCaactttttttccctttaaacaacttctcaaaaaCCCTGAGGCACAGACCGGATATTGGTCATGTTGCATGCTAGGGTAAATGGCagccaagtttgttcaaatgaatgatcttgaccaaCATTCAAGGTAACCGGGGTCTAATagattaaaatctttaaatgacttcttctcagtaaccaagaggcccagggatctgatattgggtctgtagcatgctgggatgaacaTCTACCaggtaccaagtttgttcaaatgaatgacattgatctACTTGAAAGGCAACACCACAGGGTCAAATGgtctgaaatctttaaacaacttcttctcaatgaccaagaggcccagggaattaatattgggcctgtagcatgcttgggtgaagggctgccaagtttgttccaatgaaagaccttgacctacattcaaggtcacaggtattaaatatgttaaaatcaattatttctTGATAGCCAAAAGATGCCccagacctgatattgggccaatAGTATACTGGAGTGAAGGCTTACAAAATTAACttacatgaataaacctagctagTCTTTTCTGATGATTtgataaagtggtaatcagaATTAATAAGTATCTGCATATAAATGatctagatcaacttcaaaattgTTCTAGTAACAGGTGAGCTATTCAGTTAAAAATAATGTGAGGCTTTGAAAGAGTTGTTTGTGTTTTGCAAATGGACAGAAGTAGTTGTTAAGACaggtatttaattttttttttttttatgcccATCCATTTATCGCAGACATATAGTGATTCCTTTGGCGATCATAATTAAATTTTCCCCTCACAGAGTCAGCAAAGGGGTAGGCTTGTGTGTGGTATGTACCTAACCAAATGACATCCTTATTCTGTCCTGGAACTCTATATACTTACTCAATTAAATTGTTATTCCTTAAGTTTGATAACTTTAATTATTGGACACTTTTATTCACAACCATCTTTTTGGcaacttcttttttttcaacCTCCTGGGGTCAAATTTGAGGCCACAGTTACTAAAATAGATGTTTGACATCCCCAATTTACATACTTCATAAAAAATATCCGATTATCCAAAAACTTCATACTCTTAAAAGAACTATAACCTTTTGAACTAATTTGCATTTCTATCTCCTGCAATCTAAATTGAAGTCACCGGTACCCTTATCATAAACAGATAATCATCATCTACACTCTACATGTACTGACTTAATTAGTTATTGGATATAGGTCTGGTGATGTCGACTAGTGTATGGTGAGGCCTACTGTAAATGGTGAGGTATATTGTAAATGGTGAGGTCTATTGTTAATGGTGAGGTCTATCGTAAATGGTGAGGTCTATCGTAAATGGTGAGGTCTATCGTAAATGATGAGGTTTATCGTAAATGGTGAGGTCTACTAGTACTGTAAATGGTGAGGTCTACTTGTAAGTGGTGAGGTCTATTGTAAATGGTGATGTAAATGGTGAGGCCTACTGTAAATGGTGAGGTATATTGTAAATGGCGAGGTCTACTGTAAATGGTGAGGTCTACTTGTAAATGGCGAGGTCTACTGTAAATGGTGAGGTCTACTTGTAAATGGCGAGGTCTACTGTAAATGGTGAGGTCTACTTGTAAATGGTGAGGTCTACTAGTACTGTAAATGGTGAGGTATATTGTAAATGGTGAGGTCTACTTGTAAATGGTGAGGTCTACTGTAAATGGTGAGGTCTATTGTAAATGGTGAGGTCTATTGTAAATGGTGAGGCCTACTGTAAATTGTGAGGTATATTGTAAATGGCGAGGTCTACTGTAAATGGTGAGGTCTACTTGTAAATGGTGAGGTTTACTAGTACTGTAAATGGTGAGGTATATTGTAAATGGTAAGGTCTACTGTAAATGGTGAGGTATATTGTAAATGGCGAGGTCTACTGTAAATGGTGAGGTCTACTTGTAAATGGTGAGGTTTACTAGTACTGTAAATGGTGAGGTATATTGTAAATGGTGAGGTATATTGTAAATGGTGAGGTCTACTGTAAACAGTGAGGTCTATTGTAAATGGTGAGGTCTACTGTAAATGGTGAGGTCTACTGTAAATGGTGAGGTCTGTTGTAAATGGTGAGGTCTACCTGTAGACAGTGAGGtctatatttgttaatgtcaaGGTCTACCTGTAGACAGTGAGGTCTATTTTAGTCAATGTCAAGGTCTACCTGTAGACAGTGAGGTCTATTTTAGTCAATGTCAAGGTCTACCTGTCAACAGTGAGGTCTATATTAGTCAATGTTAAGATCTACCTGTAGACAGTGATGTCTATATTTGATAATGTCAAAGTCTACCTGTCAACAGTGAGGTCTATATTAGTCAATGGGTGAGGTGTTTGTGTCTACTAATCAGTGTTGAAGTCTAGATTAAAAGATACAGTACTGtacttgtttatttttactTGCTGTAATTATGTGTAACCCCTATTCTgtagatattttgaaatgttgcttttatcaaaacaaaacaattattaatatttttaggTGGAGATGTCTTATTTCTAGAAGAACAAATCAGCTCTAAGATGCCATTTATTTTTGGCTTGAATCAGACTATTACCGTATTCACCTCCCATTTGCATTTGAAAGATGTTGATATATTATCGGACTTTTTATACGGTCTTGTGGAAGCATATGGTAAAACTAGTACTTTGGTCAAATCTTACTTTTCATACTTCATTTGACCTGTTAAGATAATCTGAAACATCAGCCAGTTATAAATATTCAGAGTTTTGACTAACACAACATAGAAAATGatctttattgaaaaaaaaaaaccaatttgAACTATTAACACGATTCCTAATCAAAACTGACCAGAGCTTTACCATAACCACAGGCATtcacctcgtctgtcaatacacctatATTAGGTGAGGTGAGTGCCTGTGACCATGACTTTACATATACAAAACGAAAAATTCtgtcagggcatccagtagacccttgagagtatgtttttgactccccaaattgagatctgactcttgggtttgaagggacatgtctatttgacatatgttttgacccttcagatttctcagaaatagtgatttgacttctgaaattgctaaaagtcaagggtcaactggatgccctgttcTGTTCCGTTTTAAAACATgcaaaaagaaaatgtttgtacCATTTTAAATGCTTTATTCATAAGTAATTCTCCCCACTTGCTGTTGGTGACATGAGAAAGAACTCCATACAAAAATGCCTCGAAGTAAACataatcacatacatgtacagtggacTTCAATCAAAACAGAAGTCTGGAAATACTGAAACATTATGTTATTATGAATGAAGtgacaagtttttttttctggaaaaaagATACTTGAGGATAAGAATGTCAACTGAGCTgcatgaatgaatgaatgaaacaaacatcatttttcacaaaacatgaaatatttcaatttctaaagATATCATCTATCGCCATCCGATACAAAACATTTGGAAAAATTAAATGAACATAATATTTCACATCCTGTGAATATCATAACACAACTACAATTCtaatgattatattatatgatataaccGTTAATATGGATCAGAATGATGTTAAGAACGGTTTAGTTTCCCTTTCAGGGCTATTGTTggtgtttttatatatacaaacttactGAATTGTACACACAATACATTCATTAACACTCATCTTAAGAATTGTCCTATTGCAATTAGGTAATTTCCCTGCAGTATGGCGACCATCCAGTGAATATTTAATGTCCGTGTGAATTGCATTGACTTCTCTCGAAGCAGAGTTCAACTACACGATTAATCACACAATTTCATTAAATGTCCTAATGTTTGATTGGTCAGCAGCGTATTGCTGTACCAACAGTCATGAATGTCCCAAATGTGCCACCACCTTGTAACATTGTCTTTCCAACAGTCTGCACCAACTCTCGTCCCCGTAAACCGTATCTGTAAAACAACACAGGAATAGTCAAACCTTTGTAGATTTGTccagaaaaataaattaattgcAGTTTAATTACCGGTAGTAAACACATTGCTGGACAGGTGATAGTATAAATCTGAAGCCTCATGATTATGaattttgtttaatgtaattataaaaatgGAATAAACATAACTTAAAGTtaataaatagaggttacacaacgagtggttgttggatatggaatttatttcacacgagtaagttattttttaaaagttacaaaagacacgagctttagcgagtgttttttgcaacttttaaaaaataacttacgagtgtgaaataaattccatatccaacaatttcgagtcgtgtgacctgtttctaccacaataatatcggcttgaatcaaagggaaatgtGGCCAAGTattatttcgcgtatgcaaataaagtgtaccggtgacgtccgggacccggtgatgtgacgtcattagattattgatgacgtcaataacaattgcagattgggtcaaagttcaccgtgttagccaatcgaaatgcgtacagagtttataccacgtgtggtataaacagattgttaatcaacagctgtaatgattaaccgatggtctgagagttgaataacacagggtattgtggtagaaaaactcttatttcatttcattaatatattcacATTTTTTTAACTTGGCTTCTTGAACAAGTTTTCTACAACTCTGTCTTCCGgaaacatttttcatatttattctGCAAAAGGCattggtgggcttattaccaggtaaatacaatatatatgggAATGAATCCAAGCTTAAGTGTACTATCACAATTTCTGATAATCTTTTATTTAAGTTATAATTCAACAGTTACTGTACTCCGGGGAACTTGAAGAGTCAGATATTTGGATAATTTTAGAGCACCAAGCTAAGTTTCAAAACAATAGTGGTAAAATTGTATGGTAGAAgtttatacatttcaaaatatcctAAGTTGATAATAcagtattttcatttcattttggaCAAGTtcaacattgattttttttagatCAAAACAGATGTTTTAGGTCTGAGTTCTTACCTTAAAGCTGAGAATCCCCCAAATATAATTCCGCTGGCCATTCCAACACTAAAGCCCATCATGAATCCAATCTTCATCTTGTCAAAGCAGGACGGACCGCTTTGGCCATACCCTATGTTTCCAACCGGCATTTCTAAACCAGAGAAATCAGTTTATATAATCTACTATAACTGAAAATCACATGAAAATTTCACCTCTACCAGCTTTAATCTTGTATCAGAATGCAATTTGTAGTTTGTTAAATTTCTGATTAGTTCCCAATGTGAGGGCACTAGAATCATCTTTGTCTGTTTTAACTGTAAATGTCTGTATGAATTTATTATggatttatataattatataaggcACCAATGATTTGAATTTCAACTATAAATTGATTCATAATTATTGATTCATGAACAATTCTGAATaaagtttaattttaaaattagcATGAATTTACGGTAAAATCTTGGTTTATTTAAATTTAGAAACTTGATGTTACTCAACCTTATAAGTATTGCATCaatttttggtactttttccATGCTTAAATCAATTctatttttgctgtatatgaTGTTTCTTGCAAAATAAATCCAATTTTaacaaaagaaatttaaaagTCAAGTTATAAATGAGTTTTGGTAGTTTTAAGAACAAAGCTATACCCCAATTGGC contains the following coding sequences:
- the LOC117321031 gene encoding reactive oxygen species modulator 1-like; protein product: MYQYTWQNITFSNRKCVREKTLPVWTCLSARLISQTAEMPVGNIGYGQSGPSCFDKMKIGFMMGFSVGMASGIIFGGFSALRYGLRGRELVQTVGKTMLQGGGTFGTFMTVGTAIRC